The genomic window ctcctcaacgagccacgaggccccggacgtgccacaacaccgcccttgatgccttcttcaacctcgggaccgccggccatcttcgtcaaattcgccggctccggaccgtccccgacctcgccgagcgtcccctcgtcatcgccgtgagtcactgaccctctcccctaactcagcatgctcccctccgtgccgtagcgccgttccccacgagcaccgaagccaccgtccgccattgctgctgcacgcatagcctccgtgctcccctggcctcactgagctgctcttagtgctccccatgtctagcaggtgctgcccagcctctccatttgctaaCTGATGCActgtagcgacgcgcccgagcaccaccgaacaccatcgccgccaaagctcgtcgccggcatgagttccggcgaccccacgacctcccactcggtcctctggatgcgcgggagcaagggccatcccctggtgccctcagcgcgccaaactgacgcctctagcgcaagtccggcgtgccccgccgtgttctgtggtcgccgtcggctggtctccggcgtgctgacgtggcgtcgtcgttaggggctaatgaccctgctaactaaccctgtgacactgacagcgggccccgtagcgggtcaaagcccgagtcaacgcgggattagcccctgtgtcactgacgtgtggaccccacacgtcaggtttgacccgagccggcccctattgacttgctgacgtcatgccaacgtcatgctgacgcagtaatgttttctggatttaatttaattctgaaattccagaaaatgcctaaaacttctaaaattcatagaaaattaaccgtaactccaaatgaaataaattatatatgaaaaattatcagaaaaattcaaggaatccatctgtaccattttcatgcatgttagaacaacttatagctgctgtttagcacaaatcatataaatggcatttaaataatcacatatggagtttgaatttgaatcttgtattcaaaccaaccccatttaacttgttgctagatgcattagcccaaaacaaattcatattgccatgtcatagcatgcatcatattgtgcattgcaatgatcgtgtttcttctgtgtttgccggtgttgttccccctcggtagacgttgtaccgacgatgtgatcgttgacactgatgaagactcaatgttatcttcagaagtgccaggcaagcaaaacccccttgttcattccgatacaatcctactctctcgctcctgctctcttttaatgcattaggacaacaccgattcatctgttacttgctgcggtagctgaacccctttatcctctgcatgacctgtcattgccacagtaaatagatgaaacccactagcatgagtaggagttgtttgagccctgttgtgcctactcattcttgcttgtttgtcatgcctgctactgcttagagttgagtcaggtctgattcatccgggatgaatcaaaggtgtgtgaacatgtcctacggtgtgtgagctaagcgtgtgaacacgatttggtaaaggtagcggtgagaggccatgtaggagtacatggtgggttgtctcattgcagccgtcctcaggaactgagttctgtgtttgtgatccatgattcagctactaccacgcattgggcccgaaaccaatggaccctctcggcttcttgatcacccttgtcctctgtccaggagttgcaagtagtttctggtgtttgtagtatgctggaggccgtgggcagcgctgaccgtaggggtgggctgtgatgcggtaggcacgtggcacggtgtaccgggcgcccgtttggtgtctcgggaaccctgttcacatcgtttggggctgtgagcgaaactccggccggatctcctcaNNNNNNNNNNNNNNNNNNNNNNNNNNNNNNNNNNNNNNNNNNNNNNNNNNNNNNNNNNNNNNNNNNNNNNNNNNNNNNNNNNNNNNNNNNNNNNNNNNNNNNNNNNNNNNNNNNNNNNNNNNNNNNNNNNNNNNNNNNNNNNNNNNNNNNNNNNNNNNNNNNNNNNNNNNNNNNNNNNNNNNNNNNNNNNNNNNNNNNNNNNNNNNNNNNNNNNNNNNNNNNNNNNNNNNNNNNNNNNNNNNNNNNNNNNNNNNNNNNNNNNNNNNNNNNNNNNNNNNNNNNNNNNNNNNNNNNNNNNNNNNNNNNNNNNNNNNNNNNNNNNNNNgctctcgtagggagacgggagcggatccatagtggtgtattgatatggtggatatgtggactcgtgtgcgccacctcaaaagagttacttgcagtcgtagttcaggatagccaccgagtcaaagctggcttgctgcagttaaaccccaccatcccctttgttgataatgatgcatatgtagttagttctgatgtaagtcttgctgggtacatttgtactcacgtttgcctattttatgtttttgcagagagacttcggtctcactaatagtttcgcgtggacttcgacgtttagcttgttacctcagctacgatcttgtgccccggcaggatctggtagatagtcaggcttctcagcccttttcagttatagatgtctgtacccagacatgatagcttccgcttgtgctttgatttgtatgctctgattgttgggtcatgagacccatgtttgtaatatctcgctcctcggagcctattgataaattacttgagtctagagtcatgttgtgatgccatgttgtgtttgcacataacgagcatattgtgtgtatgttattgaaatgcttggtatgtgtgggatctgactatctagttgtttatctttagtagcctctcttatcgggaaatgtctcctagtgttccaccgagccatggtagcttgctactgctccggaacacttaggctggccggcatgtgtccttcttcgttcctgtgtctgtcccttcggagaaatgtcacgcgatgaataccggagtcctgttagcccgctacagcccggttcaccggagtcctgctagcccagtgctacagcctggattcactcgctgatgaccgacacgttcgatgctgggtcatggatgcctgtccctgtaagtctgtgccactttgggtttacgactagccatgtcagccccgggctccttatcatatggatgctagcgacactgtcatatacgtgtgccaaaaggcgcaaacggtcccgggcaaaggtaaggcgacacccgtgggaataccgtgcgtgaggccgcaaagtgatatgaggtgttacatgctagatcgatgtggcattgagtcggggtcctgacagggggtctcggtattgaaaatcttgaagtcaagaacagatgtcttcttagtaagtggttgtggaagtTGTCCGCCGGGACTGAGGCCATGTGGGCGCAGATCCTTCGTAACAAGTACCTCCAAACTAAAACATTGTCCCAGGTCGCAGTCAGGCCGACtgattcgcctttctggaaaggactaatgaaagtcaaacaatctatGTTCAACAGGACGAGATTTGTTATTGGAAACGGTACAAGTacccgtttctgggaggatacttggcttggtgaatcacctttagccattcaatatccgtctttatatcggattgctcaacgacgtgaggtgttcgtggcAACGATattccaatctatcccccttaatattcagtttcggcggtcgctagcgggcaatcgttgggaagaatggcttcATCTAGTAAGGAGACTAATGGAGGTTCAACTTTCTCACCGACCCGATGTATTGCGTTGGAAGTTGACTAGATCTGGAgtatttacagttaaatcaatgtatattgatgttattaattcgactGATATTCCAACTTCTAAGTTTGTTTGGGCTGTCAAGGTGCCTttaaaaataaaagtgtttatgtggtttgtccataaacaagttattttaacaaaggacaacttgattAAACGCAATTGGACAggtcctactaggtgtagtttctgtgatcgggatgagacgattaagcatttattctttgattgcccgttggctaGAGTTCTTTGGCGGACGATTCATATTGCTTTTAATCTTCCTCCACCGACTTCTGTCTTTgctttatttgggacatggcttcaTGGGGTTGGGCCTGTTCTCAcaagacatattcgggttggagtttgcgctttgttatggactatctggaattgcagaaatgatttggtttttaacagaacatcacggattcattttttgcaggttattttccgagctacGGCACTAatccgttcatggtcgctactcactccgatggaggccagggagcatttggttactggatctatccatTGGGAGATGGtcgctcgggatatcttcaaccggtttggatggcggtcatgtaataggataggcaattagtttccctatctattgttagccagccggttgtggcatctGTTTTGGGCTAGTCTGTATATCTAGCCGCTTGGAGCTCTGTGTGAGTTgcatttctcttttttccttttggtTTAGCTGGAGACTGTGGAACCTTGTTGGCACTTTTGCCTTtttttaataagatggccgtatgcatcgttttgatgcagaggccggggagccccccttttcgaaaaaaaatgtaAGCACTGATCCTCAAAACTGGATATGGTTCAGATGTGAATGTCCAGATCGGTGTGATGTCCATCGATGCCGGCGAGGCGAGATAGGAGAATCCGGGAATATTTCACTTTGGTGGAGGCACCTGACTTGTTTTCCTCGATGATGAAAAGACAAATAAAAATGTCATTTTGGAATTAAAAAATGCTTATGAACATACTATCAATGTTGCATATATTGCGAGAAAAGCAAACACCAATTTGAACAattttcattccattccattccacCAACCAAACAACGAGATGTAACCGTTCCATTCCACTACATTATTATACCAAACATAGAGACGGAACCGTTCCATGGGACCATTTCATCCCATTACACTTCGTTCCCGAACCAAATACATCCTAACACGATGATTTTTCCGACTATCAACTGCAATAAAGTTTGCCCGACTCCGATAAGGGAGGGGTGATGACGACGGTGCGCAAAGGCGGTCCAGGTTGTAGTGTTCGCTAGGTGGTCTGTGAATCTGGATATAATTTTATTTCTAGTGGTTGTTAAATACTATCTCTGTATCAAAATATTAGATGTTTTTAAGGCTAAACTAaataaaaaatgtcttatattttgatatggaGGGAGTAGATAGGAAGTTTTATAAGAAAATAAAGTCAAGTGTAAGAGCATGAAAGGGATTTTTATAATTTAAGTAAGAAAGATAGGAGTGGCGTGGTTGATGAATAAACTCTTCCTTCCCGCAGAAAAAAGAGGAACAAATTCCGATATTAAAAAAAAACAAATCCTCCTCCACGTGCACACCCTACTGCCGGAGAACAAAAAGTGAGAACTACCGTCGGCAGGATAACGTGGAAGACGACCACCTCACCATCCCTCCGTAGTCGCAATGGCGGCCGCGGCACTCCGGCCCCACCTTTCCCTTCTCTCGGCTGGCGGCGGAATCCCCAACCCCACGCTCCAAACTCTATCCTTCgtcgcccccctcctcctccgccgccgctgccgccgccgcagcagcgtcgttctctccaacgcctcctcgtcGCCCCCATCCCCGCCTCcttcgccggagaaggaggccgaggCGGCTCCGACGGCGGAGTCGTGCGTCAACCTCGGCCTCGAGTTCTTCTCCAAGGGCAGGGTAAGCGAAGCTGATTCCAAGGCGCATTTTTTCCAACGTTCATGTCACACGGGATCCTTATTGTGTAAACGAAGGAAGTGTATCAGTATCAGCTAGTAACTGTACGGCAATTCATTAGCTCTTCAAGATGATAGGTACGTGTCAGTTTGGAATCTGGATGCAGGAGCTACTCCAGTGACAGTGAAGATGTGCAAGTATTTAGCAGCTAGTATTTTTTTTTTTGTTGAAAGAGATTTAGTAGCTTTTAGCTAGAGCTTAATCAGGCCATCTTAGGATTGTGTTTCACTCTATGTTATCCATTGCATTATGATTGGGGTGATCTTAAGTGAGTTAATGCCAGGTTTGGGTGTATAAATTGGGTTTCTCTTGGTTATCTCAACGAAAAAATGTTTGGAAACTACCTTCATCAGGAGAATAATTATAAAGCTACTGATCATCATAGTATTGAGCTGTCACCTTAAACGGCTACCAGTGGTGCCTGGTAGCTTGGTGTTGAGCAGGCATAAGATCGAAAATTCATCCTCTGCTAATAATGGAGGTTCATACCGTGATTGAATTAATGCCTAGGTCACTTTATGATCCCATAAATACATTTCTGAAGTTGAGTTCCTTCTAGGGTTGATTGTATAAGCAAACTCTTACATGGATTTAATTGGAGAGAATCATTTTGAATCGTTGTAATGCAGGAGTATCTTCAAGCATTCTCTGTATTCTCTTTTCATTTTTTTGTACATGTCACAGGTGAGGGATGCACTTGAACAATTTGACAATGCCCTAGAGCTGAATCCAAATCCTACCGAAGCCCAAGCAGCGTTCTATAACAAGGCATGCTGCCATGCATACAGGTGAGGGCACCTATGATACTATGGCTGGAGTTTCCATTATGCACATGTTGTACTCATTTAGGCTTGTTACCAGCACTTTTGTGTCTGTCAGTACTACTTTTTCAGCTCCACTTCACTTGAATGTATCAAGGCAGCAAATTGCTGGAACTCACTATTAGACAATATGTAGAAGACAAGACGTTAGCATATTTTGGATAGTATGAATGTTCCACTGTTTAGATTCTCTGATGGCATTGTTAAGTTCTTTGGTGAATTTATacattttttatttccttatttattttatGTTCCTTTTGTGATGCATCTGTTTGGACCAGGGAAGAAAGCAAAAAAGCTGCAGATTGCTTGAGAATAGCTTTGCGAGATTACAATCTCAAATTTGGTACAGTACTTAATGATCCAGACATGGCGCCATTCAGGGCATCACCAGAATttaaggaacttcaagaagaggtAAGGCTTTTTGCTTAATTCACTGCTCTGCTATATGTTGGATACGAAATTTATCTTCTAATCATAGTTGACATATTAATCCCACCAGTTCGATGTCAGAGATTTGATCCCTTGCATTTTCTAATTTCATTTCAGGCATTACGTGGTGGAGAAGATATTGGTTCTGGGTTCCGAAGAGATCTAAAGCTCATTAGTGAAGTACAGGCACCATTTCGTGGTGTCCGGAAGTTCTTTTATGTGGCGTTCATTGCAGCAGCTGGAATTTCAACATTCTTTACCATTCCCAGACTTATATTTGCACTTCAAGGTGGTGATGGTGCTCCAGATTTTCTGGAAACGGCTGGCAATGCTGCCATTAATATTGGAGGTAAACTGACACATCTTCAAAGAATGGTGTTGCAAAGAGTTAGGCAGTGTTCACCTGACAAATTTGTCCCCTCATTACATGGCAACAGTTCATCTTGTTGCATACTAGTAGCATTAGAAGAAAAACCATCAGCAATGACTTTGTTTGTTGTTCTAGTTGGATTTAGGGTGTTGTCAACCTAGTCAGTCGAGGCATCAAACCTACATGAAAATTTCCAAAACAAAAAGTATGGAAATACTTCAAATTACAGTAACTTTTTTTTTCAATCTAAAGTCCAGACTCATTATGAGTAACGAAAATATATCGACAAGTAACGAATAAAAACCATGGCAAGCGTTACTATTCATGGCAGGCTTACTTATTTCCTTTCTTCTAATTCACTTCAAGTTGTTGAAATTTAAATATGTGCCACAACACCTTTTTACTTCTTGCAAAGAAAAGTTAATAGACTACATCACAAAAACAAAAGGGGGAAATAAGAATGACAGTTTATATGTTGGTGTGGTGTCCCAACTGAAGCCAGGTTGCATGCTCCACCTCCAAACAAATATAGTAATTGACTTTTCATTTGATTCGCCAGTATATTAAAGCATTTGCCAAGTGTTATGTTCATTCCTGATGGTTGGTACTTGGCACACGCCTACACCAATGCGTCCTTTTAGGATATCTTGGGGACCATCttatatatttactcttagatgCTTCAACATAAAAATGCACTATATAACTCTGTATTTGTTTACTGGTAAATGTATTAGCATTCATCAATGCTTACTAGCTACCACTGGAATATGAAAATGCAAAGAACAACTGCTATTTCATTTCAGTCCTCGTTCCCTGAGTTGTGCATCTTGTAGAAGTTCATACTAATGAGATTCCTTGGCTCAATTATTGTTTTTCTGTTTCCTATATTACAAGTCAGTCATTTGTTAAATAATTCTTATTTATGTTGTTTGTTAAACTTCAAAAATAATCAATCTCTGGAACAGCACTCTGCAGGTATTGTCGTGCTCGTGGCTTTATTTTTCTGGGAAAACAAGAAAGAAGAAGAGCAGATTACAAATATCTCTCGTAATGAAACCCTTTCAAGGTTACCTGTGCGTCTGTCAACCAATCGCATAACTGAACTTGTGCAACTCCGGGACATTTCTAGGCCAGTTAGTATAATTCTTTTAGCATCTTTCAAACTTGCTACATTTCTTTTAAATTTTCATTAAGTGACCAGTGGATTAAGTAGTATTGTAGGTTATATTGGCAGGTTCAAAGGCATCTGTTACTCAAGCAATGCAAAGAGCTGAGAGGTACCGAACTGAACTGCTCAAACGAGGCGTTCTTCTAATTCCTGTGATCTTTGGTGCTTCACTAAAAGTCCAAGGCAAACCAAAAGGCTTTGGTACTACAAGATCTGCTGCATCAGCTCCTTCAATTGGGGTTAGACCATTCTTACATATCTACTAATCCAAAAACTCTCACATGCTTCTTAGTTTGTATTTTCATACGGAAAACTTGGTACCTTTTATTCAGTTTCATGCACCAACCAGTAGAATCAAGAATACAAACAGGTGGTGAAGGTCGGGCTATCCACATACTTCAACCCCTCTCACGTGTGGCTCAAAAAGGCCTAAAAGTGGACAAAAAGAGGGCaagcattttttttattttaacTGCGAAAGCCGAGACTTGAACCCAAAACCTCTTGGCTTCTAAAACCATATTAAGTTTCATGCACCAAACGGTAGAACAAAAAGTCTGAACTGTTGAGAAGGTTGGGCGATCCACATATACTCGAGCACCTTTATCTTTTTGATAGTACAATGCAACTTTTTTTTTGGGCAGGGTGACTTTGAAAAACGTACTGAATCTATTGCGGCAAAATCACGACTCAGAGCTGAGGTTCGATTTAAAGCTGATATTGTCTCTCCAGAACAATGGGAAAGGTGAATTTTCTTTCCTTCGTCCTGTACTGCATAATCTGTATTATGTTGATATACGCGATatagttggggtagcaccaattgaagagaagcttgtccaacatcgtctgagatggtttgggcatattcagcgcaggcctccagaagctccagtgcatagcggacggctaaagtgtgcggagaatgtcaagagagggcggggtagaccgaatttgacatgggaggagtccgttaagaaagacctgaaggattggagtatcaccaaagaactagctatggacaaggGTTTGttgaagcttgctatccatgtgccagagccatgagttggttgcgagatcttatgggtttcacctctagcctaccccaacttgtttgggactaaaggctttgttgttgttgtttaagCAACTGTAGAATAATTTTGCATGTTCTTACCATTTCAACATAAGAGATCAACATAAATTACATGCACTAGTCGTGAACCCATGCATTCACAAGGTTGGGCCTGTATTATGAGACATTttatgtatatatgtgtgtgtgtggtataTGAGGAGCAAGAGTACATACTCCCAGGAGTACATAACCATTTTCCTATATTTATATAAATATTAATTATATTTGCATACTTCAAGTTAAATATAATAAAAAACATGATTAAAAATAGTGGTGGAGTCAGGATTCTACTTTGAAGGGGAGCGAGAAAATGCATGAGTTCCTGTTCAATCTTAGCATTAtaaatgcaccttcaatttttggTATATAAAAACAAAGATTGTTTAAAAGGAAATACTTAATTAATAAATCCGATCACATACTATGGTATAATAAAACAAAGTTAAAAAATCATGAGATCCCTGGTAAAATATTTGTGCCTCCGCTGCAATGCATGGGCCATTATCTAGTTACTGTAACATTTGTAGTTGTGTATGAACATCTGTCAAGTTAGAGCTTGTCTTTGTTGTAATATACATTCGCTCTCCAGAT from Triticum aestivum cultivar Chinese Spring chromosome 3B, IWGSC CS RefSeq v2.1, whole genome shotgun sequence includes these protein-coding regions:
- the LOC123068999 gene encoding protein LOW PSII ACCUMULATION 1, chloroplastic isoform X3, with protein sequence MAAAALRPHLSLLSAGGGIPNPTLQTLSFVAPLLLRRRCRRRSSVVLSNASSSPPSPPPSPEKEAEAAPTAESCVNLGLEFFSKGRVRDALEQFDNALELNPNPTEAQAAFYNKACCHAYREESKKAADCLRIALRDYNLKFGTVLNDPDMAPFRASPEFKELQEEALRGGEDIGSGFRRDLKLISEVQAPFRGVRKFFYVAFIAAAGISTFFTIPRLIFALQGGDGAPDFLETAGNAAINIGGIVVLVALFFWENKKEEEQITNISRNETLSRLPVRLSTNRITELVQLRDISRPVILAGSKASVTQAMQRAERYRTELLKRGVLLIPVIFGASLKVQGKPKGFGTTRSAASAPSIGGDFEKRTESIAAKSRLRAEVRFKADIVSPEQWESAGLQKLQCIADG
- the LOC123068999 gene encoding protein LOW PSII ACCUMULATION 1, chloroplastic isoform X1; the encoded protein is MAAAALRPHLSLLSAGGGIPNPTLQTLSFVAPLLLRRRCRRRSSVVLSNASSSPPSPPPSPEKEAEAAPTAESCVNLGLEFFSKGRVRDALEQFDNALELNPNPTEAQAAFYNKACCHAYREESKKAADCLRIALRDYNLKFGTVLNDPDMAPFRASPEFKELQEEALRGGEDIGSGFRRDLKLISEVQAPFRGVRKFFYVAFIAAAGISTFFTIPRLIFALQGGDGAPDFLETAGNAAINIGGIVVLVALFFWENKKEEEQITNISRNETLSRLPVRLSTNRITELVQLRDISRPVILAGSKASVTQAMQRAERYRTELLKRGVLLIPVIFGASLKVQGKPKGFGTTRSAASAPSIGGDFEKRTESIAAKSRLRAEVRFKADIVSPEQWERPPEAPVHSGRLKCAENVKRGRGRPNLTWEESVKKDLKDWSITKELAMDKGLLKLAIHVPEP
- the LOC123068999 gene encoding protein LOW PSII ACCUMULATION 1, chloroplastic isoform X2, which codes for MAAAALRPHLSLLSAGGGIPNPTLQTLSFVAPLLLRRRCRRRSSVVLSNASSSPPSPPPSPEKEAEAAPTAESCVNLGLEFFSKGRVRDALEQFDNALELNPNPTEAQAAFYNKACCHAYREESKKAADCLRIALRDYNLKFGTVLNDPDMAPFRASPEFKELQEEALRGGEDIGSGFRRDLKLISEVQAPFRGVRKFFYVAFIAAAGISTFFTIPRLIFALQGGDGAPDFLETAGNAAINIGGIVVLVALFFWENKKEEEQITNISRNETLSRLPVRLSTNRITELVQLRDISRPVILAGSKASVTQAMQRAERYRTELLKRGVLLIPVIFGASLKVQGKPKGFGTTRSAASAPSIGGDFEKRTESIAAKSRLRAEVRFKADIVSPEQWESLIRDQQESEGVTPGEDVYIILRLDGRVRRSGRGMPNWNDILKELPRLEDLLSKLER